In Spea bombifrons isolate aSpeBom1 chromosome 12, aSpeBom1.2.pri, whole genome shotgun sequence, the following proteins share a genomic window:
- the ZPR1 gene encoding zinc finger protein ZPR1: MSVLHAAETRNASSIFREINAEDEEQQPAEIESLCMNCYQNGVTRLLLTKVPFFKEIIISSFSCDACSWSNTEIQSAGRIQEQGVRYTLSVRSKQDVNREVVKTDYATTRIPELDFEIPACTQKGALSTIEGILERTIVGLEQEQPLRRAEDESVANKIDEFITKLKSLKEGDTHFTFILDDPSGNSFVENPLAPQKDEALAVTHYKRTPEQDTLLGLESTVLQEDSKERPEAGAEELRDEVLQFHTNCPECNAPAATNMKLVQIPHFKEVIIMATNCDACGHRTNEVKSGGAIEPRGTKITLNITDPSDLARDVLKSETCGVIIPELEFELGMGALGGKFTTLEGLLKDVKDLVVDKNPFTLGDSSTSDRKTKLQEFGKKIDGILEGQLKAHLILDDPAGNSYLQNVYAPEQDPEMTIESYERTFEQNEDLGLNDMKTEGYDQNEC, encoded by the exons ATGTCGGTTCTCCATGCAGCGGAAACCCGTAATGCGTCATCTATTTTCCGTGAGATAAACGCTGAAGACGAGGAGCAGCAGCCGGCGGAGATAGAGTCTCTGTGCATGAACTGCTACCAGAAC GGAGTTACACGATTACTGCTAACCAAGGTGCCATTTTTCAAGGAGATCATCATCAGTTCGTTCTCGTGTGACGCGTGTTCATGGAGCAACACAGAAATCCAGTCTGCTGGGCGTATACAGGAGCAAGGTGTCCGATACACGCTCAGCGTACGAAGCAAACAG GATGTGAACCGTGAGGTAGTGAAAACAGACTATGCAACAACACGGATACCTGAACTGGATTTCGAAATTCCTGCGTGCACGCAAAAAGGAG CACTCAGTACAATTGAAGGAATCCTGGAAAGAACCATTGTGGGTCTGGAACAGGAGCAACCATTGCGCAGG GCTGAGGATGAGTCAGTCGCGAATAAAATTGATGAATTCATCACAAAGCTGAAAAGTCTAAAAGAAGGGGACACCCACTTCACTTTT ATCCTTGATGACCCTTCTGGGAACAGCTTTGTGGAGAACCCTCTTGCCCCCCAGAAGGATGAGGCACTCGCGGTTACTCATTACAAGAGGACCCCGGAGCAGGACACCCTGCTGGGACTTGAG AGCACCGTCCTTCAGGAAGACTCTAAAGAGAGACCAGAAGCTGGAGCAGAAGAGCTGAGAGACGAG GTCCTGCAATTCCACACCAATTGCCCAGAATGCAATGCTCCTGCAGCCACCAACATGAAACTAGTGC AAATTCCTCACTTCAAGGAAGTCATTATTATGGCTACAAACTGTGATGCCTGTGGTCACCGAACTAATGAG GTTAAATCAGGAGGGGCTATCGAACCACGTGGCACTAAAATCACCTTGAATATTACTGATCCATCTGACCTTGCTAGGGACGTCCTAAAA TCTGAAACCTGCGGTGTAATCATACCTGAGTTGGAGTTTGAGTTGGGAATGGGAGCACTGGGTGGTAAATTCACCACTTTGGAAGGTCTCCTGAAGGATGTCAAAGATTTG GTTGTTGATAAAAATCCGTTCACTCTCGGTGACAGCTCAACGTCAGATAGGAAGACAAAGCTTCAGGAATTTGGAAAGAAAATTGACGGG ATTCTAGAGGGACAGCTAAAAGCCCACCTAATTTTGGATGATCCTGCTGGGAACAGCTACCTACAG AATGTATATGCTCCTGAGCAGGATCCAGAGATGACCATAGAAAGCTATGAGAGGACATTTGAACAGAATGAAGACCTGGGGCTTAATGACATGAAAACAGAGGGATATGATCAGAATGAATGTTAA